GGGCCGTCCTCGAAAGCGTCAACCTCATCGGGACCAACTTTTCCGGAGCGGACCTCCGGGGGGCCGACCTCAAGAACGCCAACCTCACCGGGGCCGACCTCACGGGGGCCGACCTCGGGGGAGCGGACCTCTCCTTCTCCAAGCTCACCGGCGCCGTCCTCCGGGAGGCAAACCTGGAGGGCGCAAACCTGCACCTGGCAAACCTCGCCGCCGTGGAGGCCCAAGGCGTGCATCTCAAGGGCGCGGACCTCCGGCAGGTGGACGGCGATGCGGCGCGCCTGGAAGGGGCGGACCTCCGCGAAACCAACGGCTACGGCATGAGCATGGCCGGGGCCCGCCTCGCGGGCGCACGCCTCTCGGGGGCCACCCTCACCCGGGCCGACTTCAACGCCGCCGACCTCTCGGGAGCCGACCTCCGCGGCGCCGACCTCATAAACGCCAACCTCAACGCCGCGAACCTCTCCGGGACGGACCTGAGCGGGGCCGTCATGGCCGGCACCCTCATGGAGCGCACCAACCTCACCCACGCCATCCGGGGGGAAACCAGTTCCCCTTCTTAACACCAAACGGTAGACGCCAGGGACCAGTCCCTTATTTTGACCACCAGACCGCAAGCGCCAGCAGGGGGGGAGTTAATAAGGAAGGCAACTGGTTGCCCTGGCCGCCTGGTTGCCCTTGACAGGGGGCGTTTTTTCGATAGGATGGAAGAAACGACCCGCGAGGAGGGCACTTCGGCCATGAGGAATGTGAGAAGAATGCTTGTCGCAATCGTCCCGGTCTTCGTCCTGCTTCTTATCGGAAACGGCGCCCTTGCCGGAGGGGATGCCCCCCTGGCCAAGGCCAGGCTCATGGACAAGGACGGCAACGTGGTGGGCTACGCCGTCATCACCGAGGGCGACCTGCTCCAAGTGGCCTACAACCTTACCGGCCTTCCCCCGGGGCTTCACGCCTTCCACATCCATGAGACCGGCGCATGCGAGCCTCCCTTCAAGAGCGCCGGGGGGCACTTCAACCCCTACGGGGCCAAGCACGGCCTCAAGAACCCCGAGGGCGCGCATGCCGGCGACATGGCCAATATCCTGGTCGGCCCGGACGGGACCGCCTCGGGCGTGCGGTACGCCCCGCTGGCCACCCTCAAGGAGGGGGCCCGGAACTCCCTCTTCAAGGAGGGCGGCACCGCAGAGCCCGAAGGAGCACCGGAAGAGCAAGTAGCAAACAGCACGCCGGACGCCGGCCCGGCGACGGGGGGCGGGCGGCTGCAAGGAACCGCCTCTTTCCGGGGCAGGGTGTCCTGCGTTTGAAGGGATTTCCGCCCGGCCGTGCTACTGGACGGTGGGGGAGAGGGGGCTTTCGGGCTCCTCCCCGAAAAGCTCCCTGTACTCGTCCGGAAGCTCGCGGAAGATGCGCCTGAGCTCCCCCGG
This portion of the Nitrospirota bacterium genome encodes:
- a CDS encoding pentapeptide repeat-containing protein, which gives rise to MERISPIRLNELLRLRGVARGCDLGGANLKGMDLSGGDLQGSGFRGAVLESVNLIGTNFSGADLRGADLKNANLTGADLTGADLGGADLSFSKLTGAVLREANLEGANLHLANLAAVEAQGVHLKGADLRQVDGDAARLEGADLRETNGYGMSMAGARLAGARLSGATLTRADFNAADLSGADLRGADLINANLNAANLSGTDLSGAVMAGTLMERTNLTHAIRGETSSPS
- a CDS encoding superoxide dismutase family protein — encoded protein: MRNVRRMLVAIVPVFVLLLIGNGALAGGDAPLAKARLMDKDGNVVGYAVITEGDLLQVAYNLTGLPPGLHAFHIHETGACEPPFKSAGGHFNPYGAKHGLKNPEGAHAGDMANILVGPDGTASGVRYAPLATLKEGARNSLFKEGGTAEPEGAPEEQVANSTPDAGPATGGGRLQGTASFRGRVSCV